TCAACCATCGGCGTCAGATCGCGTTCACCCGTCCCCGCCGTCAGGCCCAGGGGTGGATTCGGCTGGCGGGAGCCTCCGGGCATAATCTCAAAGACATCACGGTGGAATTTCCCCTGGGCGTTCTCTGTGCGGTGACAGGGGTCAGCGGGGCAGGGAAAAGCACTCTTGTGGAGAAAACCCTTTATCCAGCCCTCGTGCAGAAACTTCGCGGCGTGGGTCCGCAGCCCCTTCCGTTTTCGGATCTGCTGGGAGAAAAACAGATTGGTGACGTCGTCCTTGTTGACCAGACTATCCCCGGGAAAACCTGGCGTTCTAACCCCGCCACTTTTATCAAAGCTTTTGACGAAATCAGGAAAGTTTTCGCTCAGAGCAGCGATGCCCGGGTCCGCGGGTATGGGGTGAGTCACTTCAGTTTCAATTCCCGTGAAGGCCAGTGTCCGCGATGCGAAGGAGAAGGTTTTCTGGAAATTGATATGGTTTTTCTGCCCAATATGGAGATTTCCTGTCCGGAATGCGAAGGCACCCGCTATCGACAGGAGATCTTGGCCATCTCGTACCGCGGAAAGAACATCGCAGATATTCTTCACATGACCGTTCGCGAGGCGTACTTTTTTTTCCGCGGGGAACCGCAGATCCAGGGCAAACTGCGGCGATTGATGGACGTTGGGCTGGATTATGTTCGCTTGGGCCAACCAATGGCAAGCCTATCCAGTGGGGAGTCCCAGCGTCTGAAACTGGCCTCGTATTTCTCCCGCTCACGAAAAAAACCAACTCTCTTTATTCTCAACGAACCCACAAGGGGACTCCACCCCCACGATATTCACCAGCTTATGGAATGCTTTGACACACTTATATCCCTGGGACACTCTCTTCTGGTGATCGAGCACAATCTTGCTCTGGTTGCCTCCGCCGACTACGTCATCGATCTCGGCCCGGGCGCAGGTCTCGAGGGCGGCCGCGTTGTTGCCCACGGAACGCCCGAAGAAATCGCGGCCTGCCCAGACTCAGTTACGGGGCAATTCCTTCTTAAAATACTGGAGGGACGGAGTAGCCCGGAAAGTCGATCACGGACACAACGTGTCGAATGACACCCCAGTAAAGCGGATCTTACGTTAAACATGCCAACTGCGAGACCTGATTCCGAAACATCTCTCCGATACCTCCGTCAAGTCCAGTTTGCCGCTCTGGGAACGGAGGGGCAAAAACGGCTCGCAAGGGCCCGAGTACTGGTATGCGGTTGTGGCGCTTTGGGAACAATGGTGGCGAACCACTTGGTCCGGGCCGGGGTGGGATACGTGCGTCTGGTGGATCGAGACCTCGTCGACCTGAGCAACCTCCACCGGCAGTGCCTGTTCGACGAACAAGACGCCCATCAGGAACTCCCCAAAGCTGTGGCGGCCGCGGAGAAACTTCAGTCTATTAATTCCGAGGTCCGGGTGGAACCGATCGTGGCTGACATCCGTTCGGACACTATCGGCGCATTAGCCCGGGATATCGATCTGCTCGTGGATGGGACGGATAACTTTGAAACGCGATTTCTTCTCAACGATTACGCCATTCGCGAGAAAATCCCTTGGGTATTTGCTGCGTGTCTCGGGGCCCAGGGACAGGTTATGGTAATTCTTCCCGGAGAAACGCCGTGCCTGCGCTGTTTGATCCCGACACTTCCTCCGGCCGGAGCGGTACCGACCTGCGAGACGGCCGGAATCCTGGGCCCAACTGTGGGCGTCGTGGCCTCGCTGGAGGCAATGGAAGCCCTCAAAATCCTCGCCGGCCGACATGAGGCCGTCACACGTGATCTCATCGTTGTCAACTTGTGGCCGGTAACACTTCGGCAGATTTCGCTGGCTGGTTTGCGTGATCCCTTGTGTCCCACCTGCGGGCAGGGCCGGTTCGAGTTCCTTGAACACCGACGCGAGTCCACCAGCGTGACCCTCTGCGGGCGGAAGACCGTGCAAGTAACACCTGCCGAAGGACGATGCGACCTGGATGAAATTTACAACCGGTGGAGCGCGCTGGGGGAAGTCGAACGCTCCCCTTATTTCCTACGGTTGCGAACCCCCGACTGGACACTGACGCTTTTTCCCGATGGGCGAGCCCTCATCACCGGGATTGAGGACCCTGTGCTCGGGCGAACCATCTATGCCCGGTTTGTTGGCATGTAAGAGCTACAACGCCGGAAGAGTGAGCTTTTTATCCGCCACTCGGGCGAAACTCTCGGAGTTCGTTTCAAACTCAAAGTGATCAACTACTTTCTCGGCGTCACCTGCCCTTCCCATTCCTGTAGCGGGCGGAGTGAAACAGGTGCACGTTTTGCAGTGGGATTGCACCAAAAAACGACAGCCAGCCTGAATGGTTGATCGGGAAGCTTCGTGCGGATTACCAGCTTGGTCACGCCCTCATTCTGCCGCTGAGGTGGCGGCGGATTGGCAGATTGCGTCTCGAATGTGAGATCAGGCGGCGAAAGAATCTCCGCTGTGATTTGCCGATTACCCTGGGTAAGCGTGGCTGTGTTGCTGCGAAGTCTGACCTTCGCTTCGGTGTGAATTTGCCATTGAAGTTCCTTGCCCCGGTGCCCGGTGATTTCATCCTGGAGGAGGACAGCATCGCGACCGAACACCGCTATCCCGCGGAGGACTCTCGAAGAAGGGCCGGTCCCCGGTTGGGCGTCATCCGAATACGCTGCCGAAAGATCGACGACGGCATGGGAACCATTGGAGCCGTTCCAAAAGGCAATGACAGGTGCTTCGGCGCGGGGGTTTTGGTTCTGCCCATTCAAAAGAAGGGTATTCTGTCCCTGCGTACCCAAGCGATAGTACGTCCAACGTTGGTTTCCGAAATAGCCGGGCAGGTTGTAATCGTCGGGGCCCAGATCGAGGACCCACCGTAGACCCTGGGCATCGAGGACAAAAGTCCCTAGCTCCAGGTGGCTGTGGTTGACGGCGTTGTCCCCGCCCTTAAAGCCCACGAAGACGGCCTGATCTGTCCAGTCACTCCACAGGGTCACGATGTCCGCACCGCGGAACCACTTGGCCACAGATTCCTGATTAATGTCAGCAGATTGGTCGTTATACCACCAGAGATGGAGAGGCGTGCGGCCCTTAATCACTTCTCGCTCATGCCAGGCATAAAGGGGTTTGCCAAAGCGCGTCGCCAGCCAAAACATCGGCGCCGCCGATCCCACCCGGGCAGACCCATCCGCAAAATTAAAAGCCAACCCGCTCGGACCAACCACGTGAATCCGAAAGTGGCCCGCTTTGTCGAATCCCGGCAAATCGGACAGGCCAAAATCCGTACCAAGGGCACTCTGCAGTCCTGCCAGCATGTAAACCGTATAGTGAGTAGCATAGCTCCAGTAACCCGGGCCTTCCGCCCAGGCTCCATCAGGCGCGTAGTTGGCCATGGCGATTGGAACCGACCTGATGGCTTGCGCCACGATGTATTGTGCTAGTTCCGGCTCCTCGTCGGCAACTGCCAGGGCCCCCAGGGTCATCCCGCCGTTGCACACCTGATTCCAATTCCACGGGGTTTTTGTCCACCACGTTCCTTTCCGATAAACTTTCTCCCCCTCCCGGAGGCCCTTTTCTACGATTGCCTGTCGAATGGTCTGACGCTGTTGTGAATCCAGTACGTCATAAAGCCAGTCATAGCCAATGGCGAGTGCGTGCGTCATTTCCGCGGTATCTAGAAAATGGGACGGATTCCAATCAGGAAAGCCCGCGGCCGTGAGCATTTCTTTGATGGCCCGATCGGCGTAGCGCCGCTCTCCCGAGAGCCGGTAAACCGTGGCCAGGAGGTAAACTCTGGAGAGACAGCGCCGGCTCTGATCAAGCAAACGGGGACCTATGAGACGGTGCTTCACCGGGGATTGACTCAGGACCTCATCGGCTTCTTTCCGGAGAGATTCAAAAAGTGCCTGGACTCGGGCGTCACGGGCGAGAAGCTGCTTTACCCGGATCTCATTTTCACGCGTCACTATGAGTCTTGGGTGTTCCCTTCGGAGTGTCGCCAACGGGGAAGGGGTCTCCCACGCGGCGACGGGACGGCTAACGATGAGGATTGACGGCAAAATAGCGAAAATAGCAAGGATTATCACACGTTTTGCAGGGAAACAATGAGAAAAAATCATGTAGTCTCCTCCTACTGTCGTTTGCTCTCTCGATGTCGTCAAAATTATCCGTCCTGGCCGTTTCGACAAAAGCGGGACTTGCAAGGATTTCTCTCTCGCGCTCCTTCCGTCGGTTCGGGCAAACACTTGCGATGTTGCTCCTATCCGGCCACAGTATGATTGCAGACCTCCGCCCGAGCGCACAGGGCCACCCAGGATTTGAGAAAAGCGACACGTTCTCGCGGTCTCCTGCCTCGAAACGCCTGCGATTGCCGGAAATTATCTGTTGGGTGATCATCTCAACCACGGTCCCAGCCGATATATTTTGTCCAATCTAATTATCACAACGCAAACGACAAATTTGCTCCGAAAGGAACAATTTACCCCACCTACGCCCTTGACAACGGTTCTCCAGTTGGTATCTTTAACAACCTAGGGATGGGGATGCCCCACGGGAGGTGTGGTCGCAGGCTACAAAACAGGGAGGCGGCCACAGGTCGCAAATGAGCGCCGGTAGTGGGGTGGCATCCGCCCGATAGGAGTTCGTTGCTCCTGCTGAGTTGTTGGTGTGTCCGTTGCTGTCTGGGTGTTTCAGCCTTGAAAAGGAGGACCCGAAGATGAATCGCTTAAGCATCCTGTGTGTGGCTGCTGTGTGTGTGGGACTGTTCACGGCGTGGGTGGCGAATGCCCACGAACCCAACGCGTGCTGCCAGCCTGTTCCAGCCTGCCAGCCGGCGTGCGAGCAACCCGCTCCCCCGGCCTGTGAACCGGCTTGCCAGCCCGTTCAACGCGTTGGATTGCTGGCCCGGCTGCGGGCTCACTGCGAGGCTCGGAGGGCTGCCAAGGCCTGCTGCGAGCCGGCTCCCTGCGAAGCGCCGAAGCCCTGCGAGCCTGTGAAGGTCGAACCGGCCTGCCAACCCGAGTGCCCGCCCCCGGTTCACCATCATTGCCGCCTGTTCCGTCGGCATCATCGGGTGGTGATCGTGGACGAGGCATGCTGCCAGCCGGCCGCTGAGGCACAGCCGGCGCAACCCGCGGAAGCCCCGAAACCGGCTCCTCAGCCCGAGGAAAAGAAGTGAGTGCCTGCTGATGTGGATCGGATGCCCGCCCCGACCTGGCTCAGGTTGGAATTGCCCCTCCCGTTAATTGCCTCCGTGCATTTGGCCAGTGGATGCCAACCCTGAAATGCTTTCTCTTGGGGCTACGTAACCCTGTGCGTACCCCATCACGGTGATGTAACTCGCGACCGACCCTCCATTGAGAGGGTCGGTTCTTTTTTTGAGACTCCCTGCCACCCGGTCCATTTCGGCGAATTACCGAAGTCGCTATACTACCCTAAAGAGAGCTTTTGCGCTGGGAACGCTTGATCAGGTTTCCGCCCATGAAGTGCCCGTATTGTCATCAAGACGACGACCGTGTCACCGACAGCCGGGTGGCGGAAAACGGGGCTGCCATCCGCCGGCGGCGCCAGTGCAATCGGTGCGGCCGACGTTTCACAACTTACGAGCGGGTCGAAAAGCGCCGGCTGAAGGTCATCAAAAAAGATGGATCGCGCGTTCCTTATGACCGGAACAAGCTGAAAGCGGGGCTTGAAAAGGCCTGCTGGAAACGTCCAATCAGTGACGAGCAGATCGAGGCCGTTGTTTCCGCCATTGAAGAGGATATCGAACGCAATTTCGATAACGAAGTGGAGAGCCGATATATCGGCGAGCTGGCAATGCAGTACCTTCGCCAGCTCGACCAGGTCGCCTATGTCCGATTTGCCAGCGTTTACCGCCAGTTTGAAGATGCCAAGGACTTCGTTGAGGAAGTCCAGCCCATGCTCAGCGAATCCGGTTCAAATAGTCTTCTCGCATCCCAGCCAAAACCAACTTCTTCCCAGGTTCCCCAAAACCAGTAGTCGTTAGCAGTTGCGGAAAGATTCGTCGGCTGCTCTGTGTTTTTTCACCGACGGGACTGCACAGGGATTTCCGACTGGAGGTGGGGTTCCAGGTGGACTTCTCTCGCGCCAGTGGTTGTTTCGGCTGCTTTCTTCCAAGGCCATCCAGGCAAGTATCGAGCCAATAGCACGATAATGCACGGGACAAGAATGGTTCGTATAACGAATGTATCGAGCAGTACCCCCAGTGCTAAGGCAAACCCCAGTTGGTGCATCGTACGCAGTGAACCACTGATCATGGCGATGAATGTCCCCGCCATGATGATCCCGCAACTGGTGATGATTCCACCCGTCTTCCGCAGAGCCGATTTAAGACCTTCCGCAAACCCATATTTGGCCTGTTCTTCCAGCACGCGGGTGACAAGATAAATGTTGTAATCCTCGCCCACGGCCACGAGGATGACGAACAAAAAGGTGGGGAGCTTCCAATCCAGGCCATGGTAAGTAGCCCCACGAATCCACGAAAACACCAATTCAGTGATCCCCAGCGTCACATAATAGCCCCAGATGACCGACAGGACGAGAAAAACAGAGAGCACCGGTCGCCGCAGGATAAGAATGAGGACAAACAGCACAGCCAGGGGAACCAAACGCTGAATAAGCTGCTGATCGCTGAGGGTTACCGCTCGCAGATCGCGGATTCCAGGTGTCGTCCCGATGAAATAAAACCGCGCCCCGTTCCAGTCGGAATGAGAACTTGCCCATTGATTGAGATAATTTTCCAGGGCATCGAGCAAATAAATGCTTTCCACCGAGAACGGATCATAGGGAAAAATGACGTCCAGGCGTGTGACCTTGCCCCGATACGGCTCCTGCTGCGCGACGTACATCGCCCTGGCGCGAGCCCGGACCACACCACTCACCAACGCACTGCCACCGGCCCCCTCTCCCAGCGGATCTACCAGACTCCTCACACTCTGAATCGGCTTGAATCGCGTGCCATCGGACGCCGTGTATTCCATCGAATAAATCGCTTGCGTAAGTTCCCGTAGTAACCGAAAGCGATCGGGGCCCTCCAAAAAGTCGGCTTTGGGATGATAAGCCAGGATCGTGACTGGCCCCGTTTCCCCTGCCGGGAAATACTCGCGAAGAAGCGCCGTTCCCTGCACACACCGGCGATCGGGACCTAGCTCGCTGAGCAGGTCATAGGTGAGGTCAATAGAGCGGGCATTCCAAACGAAAGGAGCCATCACGAGTAAGGACCCGACGAGGATGAGGCCCGGCCGACGCAACACGCGCTCTCCGAGAAAATTCCACAAGCCTTGAAATCTGGCCCCCACAATGGACCGCCGCCCCAGCCGGATATCGTCGGATTCCTCTCCGGAATCCAGGTCCACGCGAAATGGCCAGAACACCTTTTTGCCCAGCACACAAAGAATGGCGGGGGCCAAAGTGAAGCACGCCGCCAGGGCCACAATAAGCGCCACAGCAATCGCTGGCCCTCCGTTTCGGAACTTTCCAAAGTCGGAAAAGATCATCATTCCAAGCCCCAGGATCGTCGTCCAGGCGCTGGCAAGAAGAGCCGCACTCACAGCGTCGAGGGCACTGGCCGCCGCATCAATGATACCAGCCCCTTTGGAAAGTTCCTCCTTGTACCGGGCGATCAGGAACAGGCAGTAATCCGTACCACTGCCAAAAAGGACCACCACCACAAAAATTTTGGTCGTTTTGAAGACCGCGAACTCAAACCAGCCTGTTTTGAGACTGATTCCCGCCAAGATCGCGAGGACATCAAAGGCCGTAAATACCGCCACAGCCAGCGCGATGAGCGGCACTGCCGCGAGAAGCGGCGCCCGATAGACGACAAGCAAGATGATTATGATCAACCCTATGGTCGCCCATTCGGTGTTGCGGATACTCTCTTCAGCCGCGATGAGCATTTCCGTCCCCACAGCCCCCGAACCGGTAACACCGATTTCCAGACCTGCCGGCTTTTCGGGCGACTGCGCCAATTCGTCAAGTTTTCTGTAAATCTCTGCGAGGGGCTTCATATTCTCGATGGCCATGATTTCCCCCCGCATCTGGAGAATTACAAGGGCTGCCTGGCCGCGGTCCGTTACCGGGCTTTTCAATTTCTTGCCCACAACTTGAGCGGTCGGCCCGGTCACGCTCACAATGGGTGTCTGCTCTCCCTCCTTCGGCTGGAAGGTTTCCACGATGCGTTCGGAAAAGGCGAGATCCGCGGCAGAAAGCGGGCCGTCCCGCCGTGCTAAAACGACGACGACCTCACTTTGAGATTCCGACTTTCCAAATGCTGCCGCGCGAAGTTTTTCACCCTGAACACTTGCCGCCTGATCGGGAAGGTATGCAAAATCACCGTCGCGAGCTACTTCGTCCCATACTGGGGCGGCAAAGTGAAGGATAAGAAAAATCGCTCCCCAGCCGACAAAGATCAGTGGCCAATAGCGCGTGACGAACTGGCTGAAATAACGAAACACTGATCCATCTCTCCTCAAGCATCACCGCCCAGAAACTCCTCTCCCGCCCGGAACCTTTTTCTATCGTACCAAATTCGCAGCCAACTCCAATAGTTTTCTACAAGGACCCAATGCCCGAAAAATGCTTTCCCACTTTAAAACAGGCAAGATTTAAACTCCGGGAAAAGTGTAACAGGAGCGAAAGACCAATGGCTGGACAACGGCGCAGAGGGCTTAGCTTTTGCAGAGAGTCGCCATGAAAAAAGAATTCAAGGTAGGCGAACCCTAATAGGCTGCCTACCCTGTTGGCAGACAGAGCGGACAAATGATGTGGGACCCCTGCATTGAAACGTTGCGCGGGGTGGTACCTTTACGGGGCCGACTGGTTGACCACACTCGCCAGTTTCGTGTCGACATGTTTGATATGCTGGATGACCCAATCACACAGCTCCTTCTGGAGTTCGAGAACCAGGCTGGGCGTGGGCCCTTCTGTTTCGAACCGTTTCTTAAAATTTTGGAACTTCCGCACAAATTGTTGGTGGCCAAGCTTGTTGGTTAAGGCAAGAGGGCATTTTCTGCGCTCCATCACTGCTTCCTCGTCAGAAAAGTGTTTCACGGCGTATTCCCCGAGGAATCCGATCAGGTTCGCCAGCTCTTCCTGTCCCTTTCTGGCTTTCATGGCTGCCAGCAACCCATTAAGCTTGTGGAGAAGTTCCTGATGTTGTGCATCGATTCGCGGAATTCCGGTGGTCATTGAGCCGTCCCAGACGTAAACCATTCTTTGTCCCTCCTCGGAAAATTCTGTAACCATCGTACTGTCAAGGTTCCCTGAACAAGCATAGCTCGGCCACGCGAGCACGAATCCCGGCGAATTTGCCCAGCTTACCTTGCTGAGACGGAGTCGCAACAAACTCGGGATCAGTTCCCAAGCTTGGTATCGCTGATTCACCGACTCGCTATTTCTCCAAAGCGCGATTACTTTAAACTGCGCATATTCATCAGAATGCGCAGTTTTACCACAATGCGAATCTTATCTCGTGAAGCTCCGAGACAAAAAGTCCTACGATTTTCCTAGGCGCAGGACACAGCTGCACCGTTTGAGAATCACCGATCGTGTCTTGAGCCAAATCCTCAGCGTTTGCTAAGATTCTGCCGCAGAACCGGAGTCACCGCGCGTGGCAACAAGGATGAAGCACTTGCAACGTCCCTGCGTTCTCCTGACGCTTCTGACTTGCGCCGGGCTGGTCGGCTGCGCGTCCTTGCCGCTCCAGCCTGGGATCTCGTTACGTTCCAGAGATTCGCAAACCAATGCTGTCTCCTCTGCTGCTTTGCATGGCGCGGAACGGAGCATCCGGCAGGACCAACCCACGGACGCTGCTCACGGGCTGCCCGAAGATACCAGCAAGCCCTCCGGGAAGGACGATGGGATTTCTTCCCAGCCTGTCGCCGCGGAAAAAAGGGACAACCCGGCCCAGAACACTCGGCAAAGCCCTTCGGGTGTCCCTTCCCCGGAGGCGAATCGGCCGAAC
This is a stretch of genomic DNA from Thermogutta terrifontis. It encodes these proteins:
- a CDS encoding bacteriohemerythrin, which encodes MVYVWDGSMTTGIPRIDAQHQELLHKLNGLLAAMKARKGQEELANLIGFLGEYAVKHFSDEEAVMERRKCPLALTNKLGHQQFVRKFQNFKKRFETEGPTPSLVLELQKELCDWVIQHIKHVDTKLASVVNQSAP
- the nrdR gene encoding transcriptional regulator NrdR, with the translated sequence MKCPYCHQDDDRVTDSRVAENGAAIRRRRQCNRCGRRFTTYERVEKRRLKVIKKDGSRVPYDRNKLKAGLEKACWKRPISDEQIEAVVSAIEEDIERNFDNEVESRYIGELAMQYLRQLDQVAYVRFASVYRQFEDAKDFVEEVQPMLSESGSNSLLASQPKPTSSQVPQNQ
- a CDS encoding ThiF family adenylyltransferase; protein product: MPTARPDSETSLRYLRQVQFAALGTEGQKRLARARVLVCGCGALGTMVANHLVRAGVGYVRLVDRDLVDLSNLHRQCLFDEQDAHQELPKAVAAAEKLQSINSEVRVEPIVADIRSDTIGALARDIDLLVDGTDNFETRFLLNDYAIREKIPWVFAACLGAQGQVMVILPGETPCLRCLIPTLPPAGAVPTCETAGILGPTVGVVASLEAMEALKILAGRHEAVTRDLIVVNLWPVTLRQISLAGLRDPLCPTCGQGRFEFLEHRRESTSVTLCGRKTVQVTPAEGRCDLDEIYNRWSALGEVERSPYFLRLRTPDWTLTLFPDGRALITGIEDPVLGRTIYARFVGM
- a CDS encoding heparinase II/III domain-containing protein; translated protein: MTRENEIRVKQLLARDARVQALFESLRKEADEVLSQSPVKHRLIGPRLLDQSRRCLSRVYLLATVYRLSGERRYADRAIKEMLTAAGFPDWNPSHFLDTAEMTHALAIGYDWLYDVLDSQQRQTIRQAIVEKGLREGEKVYRKGTWWTKTPWNWNQVCNGGMTLGALAVADEEPELAQYIVAQAIRSVPIAMANYAPDGAWAEGPGYWSYATHYTVYMLAGLQSALGTDFGLSDLPGFDKAGHFRIHVVGPSGLAFNFADGSARVGSAAPMFWLATRFGKPLYAWHEREVIKGRTPLHLWWYNDQSADINQESVAKWFRGADIVTLWSDWTDQAVFVGFKGGDNAVNHSHLELGTFVLDAQGLRWVLDLGPDDYNLPGYFGNQRWTYYRLGTQGQNTLLLNGQNQNPRAEAPVIAFWNGSNGSHAVVDLSAAYSDDAQPGTGPSSRVLRGIAVFGRDAVLLQDEITGHRGKELQWQIHTEAKVRLRSNTATLTQGNRQITAEILSPPDLTFETQSANPPPPQRQNEGVTKLVIRTKLPDQPFRLAVVFWCNPTAKRAPVSLRPLQEWEGQVTPRK
- a CDS encoding MMPL family transporter, translating into MFRYFSQFVTRYWPLIFVGWGAIFLILHFAAPVWDEVARDGDFAYLPDQAASVQGEKLRAAAFGKSESQSEVVVVLARRDGPLSAADLAFSERIVETFQPKEGEQTPIVSVTGPTAQVVGKKLKSPVTDRGQAALVILQMRGEIMAIENMKPLAEIYRKLDELAQSPEKPAGLEIGVTGSGAVGTEMLIAAEESIRNTEWATIGLIIIILLVVYRAPLLAAVPLIALAVAVFTAFDVLAILAGISLKTGWFEFAVFKTTKIFVVVVLFGSGTDYCLFLIARYKEELSKGAGIIDAAASALDAVSAALLASAWTTILGLGMMIFSDFGKFRNGGPAIAVALIVALAACFTLAPAILCVLGKKVFWPFRVDLDSGEESDDIRLGRRSIVGARFQGLWNFLGERVLRRPGLILVGSLLVMAPFVWNARSIDLTYDLLSELGPDRRCVQGTALLREYFPAGETGPVTILAYHPKADFLEGPDRFRLLRELTQAIYSMEYTASDGTRFKPIQSVRSLVDPLGEGAGGSALVSGVVRARARAMYVAQQEPYRGKVTRLDVIFPYDPFSVESIYLLDALENYLNQWASSHSDWNGARFYFIGTTPGIRDLRAVTLSDQQLIQRLVPLAVLFVLILILRRPVLSVFLVLSVIWGYYVTLGITELVFSWIRGATYHGLDWKLPTFLFVILVAVGEDYNIYLVTRVLEEQAKYGFAEGLKSALRKTGGIITSCGIIMAGTFIAMISGSLRTMHQLGFALALGVLLDTFVIRTILVPCIIVLLARYLPGWPWKKAAETTTGAREVHLEPHLQSEIPVQSRR